The Arachis hypogaea cultivar Tifrunner chromosome 16, arahy.Tifrunner.gnm2.J5K5, whole genome shotgun sequence genome contains a region encoding:
- the LOC112754995 gene encoding nudix hydrolase 23, chloroplastic isoform X1, with product MLKAIQIRGCVTLRCWSLKQSLSFISISSSFNSKPFSSFSPIPYPSIDSSTPRPRRLRFTPFHASSSPPPPPLLHSAGVRNIKFCQWCGGPTKHDIPDGEEKLRAICTLCGKIAYQNPKMVVGCLIDHDNKVLLCKRNIQPSHGLWTLPAGYLEIGESAVEGAIRETREEANADVEVISPFAQLDIPLIGQTYMIFLAKLKTPHFSPGPESSECQLFPVDEIPINSLSFSSMVVTLSLYVEDVKAGKPKFHYGIINKRPGTSPSDIHAYTLDHHMHL from the exons ATGCTGAAAGCTATTCAGATACGTGGGTGTGTTACCCTCCGTTGTTGGAGCCTCAAACAATCCCTTTCCTTCATTTCTATTTCATCTTCTTTCAATTCCAAACCCTTTTCCTCATTCTCCCCAATCCCATACCCTTCCATCGATTCTTCCACGCCCCGACCTCGCAGGCTTCGATTCACTCCCTTTCACgcttcatcatcaccaccaccccCACCACTACTTCATTCTGCT GGTGTTCGAAACATCAAGTTCTGTCAGTGGTGTGGTGGTCCAACAAAGCATGATATACCTGATGGAGAAGAAAAATTGAGAGCCATTTGTACACTTTGTGGGAAGATTGCTTATCAGAATCCAAAAATG GTAGTCGGTTGCCTCATCGATCATGATAACAAGGTCCTTCTTTGCAAGAGGAATATTCAACCATCTCATGGCCTTTG GACGCTTCCTGCTGGTTATTTGGAAATTGGAGAATCAGCTGTGGAAGGTGCTATAAGGGAAACGAGGGAAGAAGCAAACGCTGATGTGGAAGTTATTTCTCCGTTTGCTCAATTGGATATTCCTTTAATCGGTCAA ACTTATATGATATTCTTAGCAAAACTGAAGACACCCCACTTTTCACCGGGTCCAGAATCATCAGAATGCCAACTATTTCCGGTTGATGAAATACCTATCAATTCTCTATCCTTTTCATCAATGGTGGTTACCTTAAGTTTG TATGTTGAGGATGTTAAGGCTGGAAAACCTAAATTCCATTATGGCATCATCAACAAAAG GCCCGGTACGAGTCCTTCAGATATTCATGCCTATACATTGGATCATCATATGCACTTGTGA
- the LOC112754995 gene encoding nudix hydrolase 23, chloroplastic isoform X2 gives MLKAIQIRGCVTLRCWSLKQSLSFISISSSFNSKPFSSFSPIPYPSIDSSTPRPRRLRFTPFHASSSPPPPPLLHSAVVGCLIDHDNKVLLCKRNIQPSHGLWTLPAGYLEIGESAVEGAIRETREEANADVEVISPFAQLDIPLIGQTYMIFLAKLKTPHFSPGPESSECQLFPVDEIPINSLSFSSMVVTLSLYVEDVKAGKPKFHYGIINKRPGTSPSDIHAYTLDHHMHL, from the exons ATGCTGAAAGCTATTCAGATACGTGGGTGTGTTACCCTCCGTTGTTGGAGCCTCAAACAATCCCTTTCCTTCATTTCTATTTCATCTTCTTTCAATTCCAAACCCTTTTCCTCATTCTCCCCAATCCCATACCCTTCCATCGATTCTTCCACGCCCCGACCTCGCAGGCTTCGATTCACTCCCTTTCACgcttcatcatcaccaccaccccCACCACTACTTCATTCTGCT GTAGTCGGTTGCCTCATCGATCATGATAACAAGGTCCTTCTTTGCAAGAGGAATATTCAACCATCTCATGGCCTTTG GACGCTTCCTGCTGGTTATTTGGAAATTGGAGAATCAGCTGTGGAAGGTGCTATAAGGGAAACGAGGGAAGAAGCAAACGCTGATGTGGAAGTTATTTCTCCGTTTGCTCAATTGGATATTCCTTTAATCGGTCAA ACTTATATGATATTCTTAGCAAAACTGAAGACACCCCACTTTTCACCGGGTCCAGAATCATCAGAATGCCAACTATTTCCGGTTGATGAAATACCTATCAATTCTCTATCCTTTTCATCAATGGTGGTTACCTTAAGTTTG TATGTTGAGGATGTTAAGGCTGGAAAACCTAAATTCCATTATGGCATCATCAACAAAAG GCCCGGTACGAGTCCTTCAGATATTCATGCCTATACATTGGATCATCATATGCACTTGTGA